Proteins from one bacterium genomic window:
- a CDS encoding cell division protein SepF: MGRIMQRMWSFLGFTDDEDGGPPQSDAPGHRAPIFSLHTQRQMEIIVLEPRAYDEAQSAADYLKTQRPIVINLRDTQKDLGRRVVDFLSGVAYALDGHMHRVGDEIFLFTPHHVTITADVLREETAPGPLFSVE, translated from the coding sequence ATGGGCCGGATCATGCAGCGGATGTGGAGCTTCTTGGGTTTCACCGACGACGAGGACGGGGGGCCGCCCCAGAGCGATGCGCCGGGGCACCGCGCGCCGATCTTCAGCCTGCACACGCAACGGCAGATGGAGATCATCGTGCTGGAACCGAGGGCGTACGACGAGGCGCAGAGCGCTGCGGATTACCTGAAAACGCAGCGGCCGATCGTGATCAATCTGCGCGACACGCAGAAGGACTTGGGCCGGCGCGTCGTGGATTTTCTGAGCGGCGTCGCCTACGCGCTCGACGGGCACATGCACCGGGTCGGCGACGAGATCTTTCTGTTTACACCGCATCACGTCACGATCACGGCGGACGTCCTGCGCGAGGAGACGGCGCCTGGACCACTGTTCAGCGTAGAGTAG
- a CDS encoding YggS family pyridoxal phosphate-dependent enzyme: MTDIATNVAGVRARIADAAERAGRRPDDVLLVAVTKTVDVVRIREAVGCGLRVFGENRVQEARDKVPLVPGVAWHLIGSLQRNKVKEALRLFTMIHSVDSRALAEEISRRAKAGANPIGVLIEVNIAGETAKHGVEPGEAEELALGIAGLPGVRLRGFMGMAPLVDRAEEARPYFRRLRELRDRIRDAHPDAGVTELSMGMTNDFEVAVEEGATMVRVGRALFA, encoded by the coding sequence ATGACTGATATCGCCACGAATGTGGCCGGCGTGCGGGCCAGGATCGCGGACGCGGCGGAGCGCGCCGGCAGGCGGCCGGATGACGTGCTGCTCGTGGCGGTGACGAAGACGGTCGACGTCGTCCGGATTCGCGAAGCCGTCGGCTGCGGCCTGAGGGTGTTTGGCGAGAACCGAGTGCAGGAAGCGCGCGACAAAGTGCCCCTGGTGCCGGGCGTGGCGTGGCACCTCATTGGCAGCTTGCAGCGCAACAAGGTGAAAGAAGCGCTGCGGCTGTTCACGATGATTCACTCGGTGGATTCACGGGCGCTGGCGGAGGAGATCAGCCGGCGTGCGAAGGCCGGTGCGAACCCGATCGGCGTGTTGATCGAGGTGAACATCGCGGGAGAGACGGCGAAGCACGGCGTCGAGCCCGGCGAAGCCGAGGAGCTGGCGCTCGGGATCGCGGGGTTGCCAGGGGTGCGGCTGCGCGGATTCATGGGGATGGCGCCGCTTGTCGACCGGGCGGAGGAGGCGCGGCCATACTTCCGTCGGCTCCGGGAGTTGCGCGACCGGATCCGGGACGCGCATCCGGACGCCGGAGTGACCGAGTTGTCGATGGGTATGACGAATGACTTTGAGGTGGCCGTAGAAGAAGGCGCGACGATGGTCCGGGTGGGACGGGCGCTCTTCGCCTAG
- the pgeF gene encoding peptidoglycan editing factor PgeF, producing MTSAELGPRTRVGDGTPRSAVVPLMPARVVEDTGRARAAFTTRAGGASEGAFASLNLSFTVGDDARAVSENRRRFAAAWGVAPADLVEAAQVHGNRIAAVDARAAGTTVPASDGLVTDTPGIWLAVYAADCVPVLVVDPDRPAVGVLHAGWRGTAAGIAPALLQTMTERFRTRPDRVRAALGPAIGGCCYEVDGPVARAMAHASWWPTAARRSGAERWHLDLREALRRQFVAAGVPEASIEMRPECTRCRADLFFSYRRDGVTGRLAGCIRLVE from the coding sequence ATGACGTCCGCGGAGCTGGGTCCGCGAACCCGGGTGGGGGACGGGACCCCGCGGTCCGCCGTCGTGCCGTTGATGCCGGCGCGCGTGGTAGAGGACACGGGCCGGGCGCGCGCGGCGTTCACGACCCGCGCGGGCGGCGCCAGCGAGGGTGCGTTCGCCAGCCTCAATCTTTCCTTTACCGTTGGCGACGACGCGCGCGCGGTGTCGGAGAACCGGCGCCGTTTCGCGGCTGCGTGGGGCGTGGCGCCCGCCGACCTCGTCGAGGCCGCGCAGGTCCACGGCAACCGGATCGCCGCGGTGGATGCCCGCGCCGCGGGCACGACGGTCCCCGCGTCCGACGGGCTTGTGACCGACACCCCTGGCATCTGGCTCGCCGTGTACGCCGCCGACTGCGTGCCGGTGCTGGTTGTCGACCCCGACCGTCCGGCGGTGGGCGTGCTGCACGCGGGGTGGCGGGGCACCGCCGCCGGCATCGCGCCCGCGCTGCTGCAGACGATGACCGAACGCTTCCGCACCCGACCCGACCGGGTGCGGGCCGCGCTGGGTCCGGCGATTGGCGGCTGTTGCTACGAGGTGGACGGACCGGTCGCGCGGGCGATGGCGCATGCGTCGTGGTGGCCGACCGCGGCGCGCCGCAGCGGCGCGGAGCGGTGGCACCTCGATCTGCGCGAGGCGCTCCGCCGTCAGTTCGTGGCGGCGGGGGTGCCGGAGGCATCGATCGAGATGCGCCCGGAGTGCACGAGGTGCCGTGCGGATCTGTTCTTTTCGTACCGTCGGGATGGCGTGACCGGGCGCCTGGCGGGGTGCATTCGGTTGGTCGAGTGA